The segment GATAGATAGCAATGCTACTCTTGGTTTTTTACTTCAGTTTATGTAGTCAGGACTGAAGGTGTTGTTATATTTTGTTCTTTTTCATTGTTTCCATTTGTTTGTTTGAAGTGCTTGTTTATCTTTTTTGAACTATTTGTTCAGTTATTTATTTTATGACATCAACTGTTTGCCAATTTGAATATTGTGTTATGTACAGTATGTCATGAGAGATAGCACAAGGGGTTCAAGCAACAAGGAGAAACCAACATGCATTTTAGTTCAACAGAGGGATCAACAACAGTGCTGCATCAATGAGATATCAATTGAGAAGAGTAGGAAAGATGTTGATGGAAAAGATCGTCATAATTGCTCTGAGGGCATTGAAACACGTGAAGAGGAGGGCAGTAATTCAGTTAAAAGCATGCAAGAACCCACAGGTaatgattaaaaattattaaacATAGAAGAATGCTGAAGTTAGTTTACTTACATCGTTTTTTTGAAAGCAAATATGTATTTCTTTGGATTTCAATAGTCTTTATACGTTTATAGTGCTTGCTATTTATAGGAATGCCCTTTTCTGGAATTGGCTATCTTATGAATAAGCACGATTcttcattttttaaattaaaaagtcAAATGTATTCTGACCCCAAAGTTCTCAAGCTATGTTCAGGGAAACAAACACAGCTTATTATTAATAGAAAATCGGAGTTTTCAATATATTGAACAAAAATATAAGAAGATACATCTGTATGAAAGACATCAACTCCACAGAGAAAATTCTGGAACTGCCTTTATCTCTTTTGGATGATTTTTATTCAGTTTTGGTTCCAGAACAGCTACATTGTTACTCCATTTATTTATTGAGAATGgactttggagatgatttaatgTTGGTTTTTTTGTCACTTGGTACATTAATGAAAGAGAAGCATCTTTGTCAGTTAGGAAAAATGTCTTGATTTCTTCCCTTGTGGTGCTGGTGGGTCTTCTCAAAAAGATGTCACCTGGCTGAAAACTGGCAGTGACAAACCTTGCTGGTTTTAGATCTTTGGACCAATTAACACTTTTCTACAAGAGTGCTATTGTCAATGGATGTAGCAGATAATTATTCAAGCAGATAATACTAATCAGAGGTCTTCAGTCTCATTATGGGCTTCTGTGGAGTCTGTAATGTACCCTAATTGGGAATGCCCTAAATTTgccttgattttcaatttctaagtAGGTGGGTTTAGAGTGTACCTTCTCCTGTTTGAAAGCCTGCAAACAGATTAGAAATCCTAAacaacaacaataatttcaataggCTGATTATAATAGTTGACATTAGTAATCCAGGGCAGAATTATCAATTCAGTCATAAAGCATTAAACATATTTGGAAGTCTCTACCATAAGAGAGCATGGGAAAGAGTGACTTCAATGGGGTGTCTCggaccctctaccctaggcccaagagcggatatagcATTCCTCGTctcatgtggcccatgccatccatatgaggtggtctaCCCAGTGAGATGTCCACTTTGTGTTATCCCCTCATTTTGCCAACCTTTTCCTTATCTTTATGATTGGTCTCCTTGTATTGATGCACCATGATAGGAGAAAGAGGTCACAACAGGTCGCCCCATAAGCCATCTCCTTGAGGCCCAAGGGCAGTATCATctgtacccccttggcctcatgaaACCATCTAGTTTCCTCATAGAGGTGGCACACCTAGAGGAGTGCCCCATCACCAAACCCCTCTTGTAAGCCTACATTCTTTCTATCATGGCTGGAAGTACTCAGAAAATATGACAGATTCTAGCATCATACATATACTTTACATGTAATAAATGAATTATAGAAATTAATAGATCAGATGCAGTCAGTGGTTACTGTGATATAATCATAAACAGCAGTATATTAATAATGATAAATATGGAGAAATATAAATATACTGGCACAGCTCTTATTATGTTACCCATagcatagttggactactcgccgAAAACTGGGCGAGTTTTTGCGAGTTTTTTTTCAGGGCAAGTTTTTACAACTTTTACTCGCTGATATTTTGGCGAGTTTTtcacaaaaactcggcgagtttctaTAGAAAACTCAGTTGCATTAAAAAAAACAGGCCCAAACATGTCGAAAAATTACAAAAACTTGGCGAGTTTCTATAGAAAACTCAGTTGCAttaaaaaaaagaggcccaaacatgttgaaaaattatcttttttttttcaagtcagtttttttctcttcatcaaaatatatacatgaaatataacatttaagtataagtcttatactttatgttatatttcatgtatatattggcaagatgtttgagagtggtttcagatctctgggagttataatgcaaattctaggttttagaagatcttttaaattttttagacttcagtatgctcctatcaacattctctcgctcgctcgatctcactcactttatctgccccaaattttagacctatctatgtccctatcactcttcctctatccccctctctaccactctccatctcactctctcctctcccccccaagatctagacctatctctctacccctctctttctcaccctcgGACCCCtgcgaggggtgctaccctcaacctaattttattttgcagatgcttggtggcaaagttggggtggaaataccctaaatctcaaaaaatttgccctcagaatCTTATGTTAACCTTTTTTTTCAtccagttgtgagcgcaattggagcttgtttgaggccatccacacgaagaagaggatcAAGTTAACTCAAaaatgcctcaatgaccttgtctttgtgcaatataatctttggttgcgcataaggaaggtagaggaagcaccaGCTGGTCCAATTCATTTGGATGATGTAGATCCTTATAGTGATTGGACATCGCAGGAGTAGCCTCCATTGTTTATAGAGTATGACATGAATGATTTGGAGAGGTAGGCTACGGAGGAGTTGggggggggtggatttggtttgaCACTGGATGActttgaggaggatgaggagtcattgccagtgccaggtGCAGCTCTGGCAGCTAGAGGCAGAGCTGCATCTAGGATGGAGGATAAGCCACAACCTGAGCTagtcataccgagcgaggaggcacaatcATGTCTACAACAGCCTGAGCCAATCATACTGAGCGAGGGGGCACAATCATGTCCACAACAGACTTCttggactagaccctctagttctacctcccCCCTAGTTTTAactagagttgggaagaggaagatgtaattgtattgatttatttacttttagttctacaaaaactatttactattttgcttccagccatcaacattcctcatgaggatgcgattttgtacccactttgtatttaaatatatctagactcagcttgtttcttttgtgatCTCATTGATTGACTCatgggatgcatcttctcattgaattttgcaaaaagaaATGCATTTCTAAtgagttttttgccgagtttttgCCAAGTATTGGCCGAGTTTTTCTCGAGTTTTTTTTTTGGGGGCTTGGTGAGTTTTTGgttttggcgagtagttcaactataaCACATAGAAAACCTCAATACCAAACAGTCTTAATCAGTCAATCGTGCTGAGTATTAATATCTCATATATTATCAGTCTCTATCCCTTCATCGCTACCTTTGGGAATAATAAATTATTGCCCAAGTCGATCACCcttgtatctcctcctcaaatgaaaccttctcccctttaTAACTTCCGATGTGAgagagagtcacacctcttcatcatgtctgcCGTTTGCAAGGGTCACAACCTTCCATAATTGTCTTTCTTCGaaagagtcacaacttttcatatTCATCACCCTTCGAAAGAGTCATAACCCTTCATCATTTCTGCCCTTTAAgagggtcacaacctttcatatTTATCACCCTTTTAAAGAGTCATTTCCTCATTTTCCTTACCATTCATTTATATTTCCGTAATTCCTATGCTTCACTCTTTTTTCCCCCTCCTTATCCGttttcaaatgatctcttctctcttatatctcatgtttgagagagTCACAATTCTCTTGattccatgccttttgaccattcattaacttaattacattgtaattatatttttattattattattattttttttattaaatcctatttcaaaatggggactTCAAACAATGTTCCGCATCAGCCAAAATTATTTTATCATGGAATAGATGTAACAGTGACTATAAAAAGTTTAAATGTAATATTAATCATATGGAATTTATATAGttttataaagtattatatattttGAAAAGTACAGTCAGGCCTGGATGCAGTTTTACagacaattaaaaaaaattaaaagcttCTAAAAATTCTCAGTTCATAACTTTGTTGATGAAAttgaaattataatattattattttttgtgtcCTGCAGGGATTCATCGCCTGCCTTCAAATCCCTGTCCCCATCCCCATTGGTGTTCACTGTTTTGGTTATGATGGGATGACATGGAACCTCCTCAGGCCGtttccaaaatcttcaaatttttgaaGCGTTTCTGAAATGTGTTGCAGAAATAGGAAACACTGCAGTTATGTTTAGCCAGATGTCCCTGATGGAAATGCAAGTtctaataatatttaaataaaatcatTCGTGATCTTAAAACAAGACTTAAATACATTATGATCACATCGTAACATCAGTATAAACAGCATTATAACGGCAATAAAATTAAACATGACAGCAGTGACAACAGTGACAGTAGTATAACAGAAATAAATAATATCATGGTTCAGATTCATAGCTAATGATATAAGTTATACAACATATAGTTGTTAACACTAACATTAAACGCAAAGTCTTAAATGCCAATTTTTTTGATAAGGTATTAGTCAGTTATTATTGTCAGTTGTAAAAGAGATTAAAGCTGCATTGGCCATAGTCTGGTACAGTGTGGTATTGAGTGAGAACTGcagacaaacaattttttttggaaTGTGGTTGGTATGCAGGCTTCATTTTAACAGTGTTGTGCTATATTGCTTTCCATTGATTTTTGATTAATATTAGAGAGGAAATCTATAGGGTGCCCTGACTAAAGAAAATGAACAAATTATTGAGAACCCACAAAAGTGGGGACATACATAGCCAAAACAAACTAAATGAGCCAAGAAGAGGCTAATATTAAGGATAATAACCAACCTACGGACAGCAATCACTAATCAAAGGACAAGCAAAATAACTCTAACTAGAAACTGGCTGTTAGAAAAGGCAAACACAAACCCACACTCCAATGGTATAGGCCAATCCTTTCGTATTGTGTCAAGATTTTGAACTAAAATCTTAATTTACTTacctttaacattttatagatCTTCTATATGCTTTGCACCATCTTGTCATCCTTCGGTTCTTTTCTAATCCTCGTAGGATCATAAATGCTCATCAAAGATTGAATATGTGCCAATATAAAATTGTCATTCTAGGATTTAGGCACATGTAAGTACAAATGATCACTtttattttaggattttcttgcttgTCCTGTTTTGGGTTGAATGGAATTTTCATAGGCTGAACTTCATTGATGGCTTTTATTGCCACTGGGCGTTCTACGTCTGCTTTTTTTAATCTTTGTTCTGTTTTGCAATTGCATTCTTACTGAACTGTGTCTTTGATACGAGTGAGTGTGTTTTAAGCTGGGTTAGTCATATCCACTACCACTAGTACATGTGATGAGTGGCTTAAATAAACCAAGTTCAACATATTTCATGATTCATTTCGGATCAAAGGgtctcttcatgcataccatccACCACTCAGTGTTCCAGCATAAATGAAATGCTCTGTAGAAGCCTAGGTTGCATTAAGAATGAAGAATGTGAtaattttggatatgttttcttAAACAGCTCTCAGATTTTGGAGCAGCAGCATTTGAAATTTTTAAAGTGGGTAGGTTGGACTGTCTGATATATTCATACATATCCATAGCTAGACTATAGATTTATTTGCATTTTCTGGACATCCCTGAAATAAGTGTGTGACCTGAAGAGAAGGCAGGCTGTTCTCATAAGGCTGTTGGCCCATTAAAATGAGTTGTATGTTATGACTTTTTGTTGTGCTGATTTGAGTATACACAATCATCTGGAACTGGTTATGAGTTTCCTATGAAGTAGTTTGCCTTTGGGCTTATCAATGTCATCATTGCTACAGATATGATCTGGATATGTTTTATTCCATTTTCATTGCCCTCACAACATTGTTTCACTTTTGTTAAGTCCACGTTTTTGATCATGGTATGCATCGTTTGTCTAGGCTTGTTGTTTATCCCACATTTCTGTAGATGCCTGTAAGTGTGCCGAGTTTGTACTTTACTTGATTTGTTGATGGAATCATAAAATAGGTGCCTAAAGTTTCTTATAAAAAAATTAGATTAAGTAAAACACCACTTTTGGATATGAATGCTTTATATGTAGTTATGTGAGTCTCTTCTGCAGATGAAATGGCATCTGTTGGGGATTGTAGTGGGGAATCTGGAAAGAGACGATTGCTGCTATCAAAAGACAGAGAAAAAGAATTTGCAAATGTAAGTATATTGAGAGTCACAACCCGTTTAATTATGAATCAGTTCAGCTGACAGGAGAATCTGCATTTTGATTTTGCTTGTACTGTGACTATGctttaaatatttcctttcttATTGGGTTCTCCATGGAGTCACTGCGTTGCTGAGAAATCATGTTTTACTTTTCTTTCCTCTGCATCTTTTATTTTTAGGGGCCTTCTGGGGGTTTATCTGTGCCAAATAGCATGGATGTTGGGGTTCAAGTTCATAAGCGGCAGACATCCAATTTCAAAGGTTCTTCTGCACAGCAGACTGGTGGACCATCAAATCTGCAAGGTGTGATGTCTCCTGTGAAAGGAGCTTCTGGTTCCATGAATTTCAAGCACAATCATCGTTGGGAATCTAATGGAAGGGTAGGCAGGGGTACACTTTCAAGCCAAGATGTTCACATATCTGTCATGTCCACAAACTTGGAGCAGCAAAATCAAGTGCTGCCTAATGCTGAAAAGGATAAGCGACCACCAAGACATCCTGGCCTTCGATCTAGTTTGAAAGATCACAGTTTTGCTAGTTCTTCTGTTGATGTAGATGTTAAGAATTTCCAAGATGAGAAAAATATGTATGCAACCTCAAAGGAGTTGTACAGTCCAATTTGCATGGCAGAAAAACAGGATAGACGCACAAGAAATAAGGACAGGCCTGACCGTCCTGTTTGGACTCCTCGTCGTCGTTCTGATGGCCCACCTGGTTCTGATGCAGCTCAACACTTACAAGCTGTTCCCGAAGGTGCTTTGAAAATAGAAAAAACTGATAAGGGTTTGTCCCGACAAAAGGTTGCATTGGTAGAAAAAGTAACGGAGGATACTTTTTTGCAAGTAGATAATTCAAGTGACAGTTTTGTGGCTGTACCAGGGAAATCATCATATGTTGACTTAGGAGGTCCTCAATCATCTCGCCGTGCTAATACTCATTTGGGAGTTGTAGCCTCGTTGGATATTAATCAGGTAGATCCAAAAATTGAAAATATCTTGTCAAGTGGAGGTGGAGATATTGAAGGTCAAAACATCAGCCGTACTGCTGTTCTAACTGGGGAAAATGGTATGCTTTAATTGTTTGAGTGTGGGGGAAAAATATTTCTTATCTATCAAATTTGAGAGTTGTATATACTACAGTTttaaatttagtattttgaaaTGTTTCTGGTGTAATTGATTATTGAACAGGAAACCACAGGCAAATTTTGAGGAGGCCATCAGCGTCTGTAACAAGGGAGGCAGATGGAGCATCTGCATTAGAAATGAAACAAAACAAACGGGGTGCTGCTGTAGGCTATGGAGGTCAAGAGGTTGGTCATATTAATGGAGTTATGCCTTTTTTTCCATTGGTTCAAATTGCAAGCCCCAGTAATTTTTATTGTTCCCATTTAAATGAAATAGGTATAGGATGCTGGCAAATACTCTGttgatttttctttttctattgGACATTTGTACAGAAGCAAGTGTGGGTTGCTGTACAGAAGTCAGGCTCTTGTTCATAAATATTTTTTTGGAGCTGGTGAGAGTTTTACCCGAATCAGCAAATTTTTTCATTTCTTCCTGTGCATTTTTTGATTTGTTGGATTGTTTTTAGGGTCATCCTTTGTGGTGTTTGTTTGGTTAATTTGTTTTGCATTTTCTTCTTTAgatccaattttttattttaatctatCAAGCAGCTGTTGGTTGCTACAGCAGTAATTCATTACCATTGGAATGATGTGCATATTGTTCATCATGGCCTTAAATTTTCCCTTTAACAGGAATTGCAGCTTACTATCTAAAGTAGCTTTTAAGACTTAGTTGTTTTTGTTGTTTCCTTTGTTTTTGATTATGCTGAAGGCATATTAGactcacatatggatgcaaaaacGTCCATCAATAAAAACTATaagcatttaatttgatgtgtGAGACACATAAATGCATTAaaagcaaaagaaaagaaaaattattattattttaaatttaatctaatttattttctcatctcatgcacttaattaaataactatttaatgctaattatatcttcacttccacctctcaacAATCACTCACTCTGAGTTTAATTGATGCTATTTCCATCATGCAATCAATTAACttgtaattatctcaatctaatattattgATAATGGGGGgttgaaatataataatataataaaataataataaataatatactaaaatagtagtataataatagactagaaataatattattaattatggggGATTGAAAGTGCCCCTACATAAAATCCACTTTTTTCTCAAGGATAAATATAAAAAtgagaatataaaataaaaatataacgatatgataatataataataatgcagtcttaatagattttttctTTTGTCAAGgttcaatagaaatataaaaatataataataatttggttctaaatttttttttctttgttaaaGATTTTAAtggcaatataaaaatataataacaagAAAAACTG is part of the Cryptomeria japonica chromosome 10, Sugi_1.0, whole genome shotgun sequence genome and harbors:
- the LOC131076720 gene encoding regulator of nonsense transcripts UPF3 isoform X1, with the protein product MKDQGSATKLVLRRLPPALSEAALRAQIESRFSGRYNWLVFRPAHTSLIHSHSQRHQLFSRAYIQMKTPIDVFEFADVFNGHVFVDEKGTQCTSKVEYAPYQGVPDTSKKDPREGTIDKDPKYLEFLEMIAKPVENLPSAEIQLDRKEAERPGAQKDDMVVTPLMEYVRQKRAAKSGLRLSSSGRKSGGRPRGAASTGLINKRGIERGKMNNVAYVMRDSTRGSSNKEKPTCILVQQRDQQQCCINEISIEKSRKDVDGKDRHNCSEGIETREEEGSNSVKSMQEPTDEMASVGDCSGESGKRRLLLSKDREKEFANGPSGGLSVPNSMDVGVQVHKRQTSNFKGSSAQQTGGPSNLQGVMSPVKGASGSMNFKHNHRWESNGRVGRGTLSSQDVHISVMSTNLEQQNQVLPNAEKDKRPPRHPGLRSSLKDHSFASSSVDVDVKNFQDEKNMYATSKELYSPICMAEKQDRRTRNKDRPDRPVWTPRRRSDGPPGSDAAQHLQAVPEGALKIEKTDKGLSRQKVALVEKVTEDTFLQVDNSSDSFVAVPGKSSYVDLGGPQSSRRANTHLGVVASLDINQVDPKIENILSSGGGDIEGQNISRTAVLTGENGNHRQILRRPSASVTREADGASALEMKQNKRGAAVGYGGQEKQVWVAVQKSGSCS
- the LOC131076720 gene encoding regulator of nonsense transcripts UPF3 isoform X2; amino-acid sequence: MKDQGSATKLVLRRLPPALSEAALRAQIESRFSGRYNWLVFRPAHTSLIHSHSQRHQLFSRAYIQMKTPIDVFEFADVFNGHVFVDEKGTQCTSKVEYAPYQGVPDTSKKDPREGTIDKDPKYLEFLEMIAKPVENLPSAEIQLDRKEAERPGAQKDDMVVTPLMEYVRQKRAAKSGLRLSSSGRKSGGRPRGAASTGLINKRGIERGKMNNVAYVMRDSTRGSSNKEKPTCILVQQRDQQQCCINEISIEKSRKDVDGKDRHNCSEGIETREEEGSNSVKSMQEPTDEMASVGDCSGESGKRRLLLSKDREKEFANGPSGGLSVPNSMDVGVQVHKRQTSNFKGSSAQQTGGPSNLQGVMSPVKGASGSMNFKHNHRWESNGRVGRGTLSSQDVHISVMSTNLEQQNQVLPNAEKDKRPPRHPGLRSSLKDHSFASSSVDVDVKNFQDEKNMYATSKELYSPICMAEKQDRRTRNKDRPDRPVWTPRRRSDGPPGSDAAQHLQAVPEGALKIEKTDKGLSRQKVALVEKVTEDTFLQVDNSSDSFVAVPGKSSYVDLGGPQSSRRANTHLGVVASLDINQVDPKIENILSSGGGDIEGQNISRTAVLTGENGNHRQILRRPSASVTREADGASALEMKQNKRGAAVGYGGQEGAKSKNLI